In Bombyx mori chromosome 11, ASM3026992v2, one genomic interval encodes:
- the LOC105841930 gene encoding uncharacterized protein LOC105841930: protein MARVTALGVLVLIASTAAAPALQLWPNCFQSCNPCPCPAPCFPCLSPCDARPPPRNPCPQPCDPCPPPCDPCASCVSCTSNAPCNSFAPCDSCAPPCDPCNPCASPCDPCSVPCDPCDPCTIPYDPCTPPSDPCGSPCDPCGPPSDPCGSPCDPCAPPCDPGCSSCDPCAPSCGSGSGNNYGTDAFAASNAPSNRAWPATKAHGFPNVMTPKNMVVDRLQQIGFQKFRVPGGTFFITSSPDIILQPAPIVVYPAQQSPITPPQITVQPPSIAPITPPAIVVRPPSLAPITPPPVLARPKPLAPINPPAIVVRPPKPAPICPPPITITQQKPCPITPPEIIIRQPKYPMMQIPPIQIPAGIFRRANPCGSPCNPCNPCNPCATCSYSCQS from the exons ATGGCGCGTGTTACTGCATTAGGAGTCTTAG TATTAATAGCATCGACCGCAGCGGCACCGGCCCTCCAGCTGTGGCCGAACTGCTTCCAAAGTTGTAACCCGTGTCCGTGCCCAGCCCCGTGCTTCCCATGCTTATCTCCATGCGACGCCCGTCCGCCACCGCGTAATCCGTGCCCGCAACCGTGCGACCCCTGCCCGCCACCGTGCGACCCATGCGCCTCGTGCGTTTCGTGTACATCGAACGCGCCGTGTAACTCATTTGCCCCATGCGACTCGTGCGCCCCGCCTTGTGATCCATGCAATCCCTGTGCGTCGCCATGTGACCCTTGCAGTGTTCCATGCGATCCATGCGACCCGTGCACAATTCCTTATGACCCATGCACACCACCTAGCGACCCTTGCGGAAGCCCTTGCGATCCCTGCGGCCCACCTAGCGACCCTTGCGGAAGCCCTTGCGATCCCTGCGCCCCACCTTGTGATCCCGGCTGCTCCTCGTGCGACCCCTGCGCCCCTTCCTGTGGGTCTGGCTCGGGCAACAACTACGGAACTGATGCATTTGCAGCTTCGAACGCTCCCAGCAACCGAGCATGGCCCG CCACTAAAGCTCATGGCTTTCCGAATGTTATGACACCCAAGAACATGGTCGTAGATCGTCTGCAGCAGATCGGCTTCCAGAAGTTCAGAGTGCCAGGAGGAACTTTCTTCATAACCTCATCTCCAGATATAATACTCCAGCCAGCCCCGATCGTCGTGTATCCAGCGCAGCAATCTCCAATAACGCCCCCGCAAATAACCGTTCAGCCACCCTCGATAGCTCCAATCACGCCCCCGGCTATAGTAGTCAGGCCACCCTCCCTAGCACCGATAACACCGCCCCCCGTGCTGGCCAGACCGAAACCTTTAGCCCCTATAAATCCCCCAGCTATCGTGGTACGACCCCCCAAGCCGGCACCCATATGTCCCCCTCCTATAACGATAACGCAGCAGAAACCTTGCCCCATCACCCCTCCAGAGATCATTATTAGGCAACCCAAGTATCCCATGATGCAGATACCACCGATTCAAATACCCGCCGGAATATTTCGAAGGGCTAACCCTTGTGGGAGCCCCTGCAATCCCTGCAACCCTTGCAACCCCTGCGCTACTTGCAGCTACTCCTGTCAGTCCTAA